The sequence GGATGACATGAGCAACTGGCGGTTTATCCGACCCCAAAGCTGGTACTTCAATGGCAGTAATGCTCCTGCTGCGGCGGTAAAGGACGGAAAAATCATTTTGCTCGGCGACCCTTCCGGACGTGGGGCGGTGATCGAAACGGACAATCCTGATTTGGGCGATTGGAAAACGAACTTTGCCGTGATTAATGTCCCCGGCGGCGTGCAGGACCCTAACCTCTTTGTCGATGACGATGGCAAAGTATACCTCTACGAAGAATCTTCCAATAAATGGCCCATCCATGGCATAGAACTGGATGCTGACAATTATTTCATTCCCAAGGGCGAACAGGTAGACCTGTTTAACCTGGAGCCAGAAAAGCATGGCTGGGAACGGTTTGGCCAAGACCATAAAAGTGACCTAAAACCCTTTATCGAAGGCCCTTGGATGGTCAAGCATAACGGAAAATACTATTTGGAATACGGTGCTCCCGGTACCCAATGGAACGTCTATGCTGATGGTGTATACACCAGTGACAGTCCTCTGGGCCCGTTTACCTACGCTCCCTATAATCCCATTTCCTACAAACCAGGTGGTTTTCTCAAGGGCTCCGGCCACGGCAGCACCGTAAAGGATAATCACGGAAACCATTGGCATTTTGCCACCATGGCCATTTCTGTCAACTATAAATTCGAACGCAGGATAGGCATGTATCCCGCGGGGTTTGAAGAGAACGGACAGATGTATGTAAACACCGCTTATGGAGATTACCCCCATTACCTTCCAGACACGGACGTGGAAGATCACAAGCATCGCTTTACAGGCTGGATGCTCCTATCCTATAATAAACCGGTAACGACCAACTCCCCTGAAGTCAACATGGATCTCAATGTAGTGGACGAGAGTGAAGGAGGTTACATGCAAGAGCAGATCCGGGAATTTGATATCAGTCAGATCAATGATGAAGAAATTCGTTCCTACTGGGTATCGGAAGCCAATCATGATTCTATCTATGTGGAACTGGACTTGGAAAAACCCATGGATGTCAAAGCCATTCAAATCAACTTCCAAGACTTCAACAGTGAGATTTTCGGTCGACCCGATACCCTCCGACAACAATTTGTGATCAAAACATCCATGGATGGAAAGCGCTGGGAGACGGTCGCCGATTATTCCAAAAACCAACGTGACATGCCCCATGGCTATATCGAACTGGACCAAGCAGTAGAAGCCCGATATGTCCGTTACGAACATGTATACTGTACCAATAAGTTTTTGGCCATCTCTGAACTGCGGGTATTTGGCAATGGAAAGGAAGCCCTACCAGAGACGCCTTCAAACTTCGTCGCACAACGACAAAATGACCGTCGCAACACAAACCTCAGCTGGGATCCTGTAGAAGGTGCCACTGGCTATGTGATCTACTGGGGCATCCATAAGGATAAGCTGAACCTTTCCGCCCTGATGTACGGACAACACGAATATGAACTTCGCGCCCTCAATACGGATCAGCGTTATTATTATCAAGTAGAGGCCTTCGATGAAAACGGTATTTCCCAGAAAAGTGAAATCTTGTTTACAGAATAACTTCAGCGAAAAAGGAGAACCTATTTTAGGTGATTATGGTTAATTGTAAGTGTGTTTGATTGGGTCTTTCTGTTTCGGCAGAAAGACCCTTTGATCTCCTCAACTAAAATCATTTAAACACAGCGGCACACTTTCTGCTTTAAAAAAAGTGAAAATCAAATCAACCGCAAAAGCCGGGGCTGCTATCTGATTAGCTCCCTGGCTTTTTTACCGTTTGGAGATGACCGTTTAATTCCAATCAAGCGATATTTATGGGGGCGATAACTCTCATTAGTTATCGAAATCCTGATCCGCCACCAAGGTGCTAAAGCACACAGCCATGATAACTTCCTCTCAGTCCAGGTTACAGCAGCATCCTATTTATCTTTATCCCTGGCCAAATAGAAACCAACGGTGGCATAGCCTATGCTGAGCCATCAAAATAGACCAGCCCATTCTTTTCTACTTGATCCTTAATTTTCTATTTTCCCCACTTGGGAATAAATTTTGGCTCGTAAGCAGCCATTTTGTCCAATATCTCGGCAGGATCATCACTAATGATCAACAGGTCCATTTGGGCTTGCCTCAGGAATCCTTCCTTGGCCGAAAAGTTTAAAAACTCAATCAGCTTATCATAATAGCCCTCCACATTGTAAAGGGCTAGCGGTTTTTGGATATAGGCAAGCTGGTTTAGCGTCATGATCTCAAAAAGCTCCTCCAAGGTTCCAATGCCACCGGGCATGGCTATAAACCCATCACCGGTTTCTGCCATGAGCCACTTGCGGTCCCGCATGGTCTCCACCACTGTCAATTCCGTACAGCCACGGTGTGCTACTTCTACATCAACCAATTTTTGGGGGATAAAACCATATACCTTTCTGCCCACACTTAACATATGGTCTGCCATTACTCCCATTAACCCTACTTTGCCTGCGCCATACACCAAATCCATTTTTCTGAGTGTCATTTCTGCCGCCAGCGCAATGGCTCCCTCTTTGTAGGCGGGATTATTACCGGTATTGGAGCCGCAGTAGATGGTTATTTTTTTCATGTTAATTGCAGTAGTAATAGGGGTAAAACAATTTTACTAATAACCGGATTTTTATGCCCTTTTTCAAGTCTAAAGCGTTAAATAAAAGCAAATCAACAGGATTTGAAATGGAGGATTTGCCTGCTTTTCCGCCTCAGAAAAAGGACTATTTTATGGCTGTCGGTGAGGGATGGAGAGTTTTTCAGCTTTCACCATACATAAACCCTACTTTTCTATTAACTTTGTGCCTGCTTTTGAAACAATTAGCTTAGCGCTGTCCTTCCCGCCGGAAAGGTCCGCTTTGTTGGTAAGCATTTGATCAAGAAGAAACAAGGAAGATATCGTGAAAAAATATCAGGAGTTCAAACAAGTAGATTATCCCGGAATAGGGGAAAGTATCCTTCAATACTGGCAAGAGAACAAGGTCTTTGAAAAGTCCGTGCAAAACCGCGAGGGAGCCGAGACATTTACCTTTTTCGAAGGCCCCCCATCTGCCAATGGCACCCCGGGCATTCACCACGTGATGGCCAGAACACTGAAGGATATTTTTTGCCGGTACAAAACCCTCAAAGGATATCAGGTAAAGCGTAAAGGCGGCTGGGACACACACGGCTTGCCCGTGGAGCTGCAAGTGGAGAAAGAATTGGGCATTACCAAAGAGGATATCGGAAAGAAAATCTCTGTAGAAGAATACAATAAAAAATGCCGTGAAACGGTCATGCGCTTTAAGGACGAGTGGGATGATCTGACCGAAAAAATCGGCTATTGGGTGGATTTAGACGACCCTTACATCACCTTTGATCCGAAATACATCGAAACCCTTTGGAGCCTTCTGAAGCGGCTATACGACAAAGACCTGCTGTACAAGGGCTATACCATCCAACCTTATTCACCTGCGGCTGGAACCGGACTGAGCTCCCACGAACTCAACCAGCCAGGCTGCTACCGCGATGTGAAGGACACTTCCATCACGGCACAATTTAAGGTAAAAGACCGCGACAATGAATACATCATCGCCTGGACGACGACCCCATGGACCTTGCCTTCCAACTCCGCCCTGGCGGTAGGGGAAAAGCTCGATTATGTCAAGGTCAAAACCTTCAATCCTTACACCCATGCGCCTCAAACCGTTATTTTGGCAAAAGCCAGAATGGGCGCTTTCTTCAACAAAAAGGCCGCAGAGCTGAAGCTAGAAGATTACAAGGCGGGCGACAAGCTGATTCCGTACGAAGTAGTAGAAGCGTTTAAAGGCGCGGACATGCTCGGCATGGAGTATGAACCACTTTTCCCCATCGATGGCATCAAGCTTCCCCATCCTGCCTACACCGTCATTCCGGCAGATTATGTGACCACCGAAGATGGTACAGGAATCGTTCACCTGGCCAAAGCTTTTGGTGCGGATGACTTTAGGACCTTGGTTCAAGCAGGCGTGCCGGGGGTATTTGTCAAAGACGAACAGGACAATGAAATCCCTGTAGTGGATAAAAAAGGGAAATTTCTGCCGGTAGTAGGAGAATACCTGCTGGCCAAAATGAAAGAGCATGAAATCACGGCCCATAAGGAATACACAGCAGATGATTTCTATGTAAAGAATTACCTGAAAGAGGATGAAAATGCAGCGGAATATAAAAACACCGATGTCATCATTTCCATCATCCTGAAGAATGAAAATAAAGCGTTCAAGGTAGAAAAATACGAGCACAGTTATCCCCACTGCTGGCGGACAGACATGCCCGTGCTTTATTACCCGCTCGAAAGCTGGTTTATCAAGACCACAGCCTGCAAGGACCGCTTGGTCGAGCTGAACAAAACCATCAACTGGAAGCCTGAGGCTACCGGAACAGGTCGTTTTGGCAATTGGCTGGAAAACCTGGTGGACTGGAACCTCAGCCGTTCCCGCTTCTGGGGTACGCCACTGCCGGTATGGAGAAATGAAGATGCGACGGAAACCAAATGCATTGGCTCCATCGCAGAGCTGACCGAAGAAATCGAAAAATCCATTGCCAAGGGCTTTATGCAGGAATCTCCTTTCAAAGGAGAAGAAATTGACCTCCACAGACCTTATGTGGACGATGTCATCTTGGTCGATAGCCAAGGCAATAAGATGTTCCGGGAACCAGACCTGATCGATGTATGGTTCGATTCCGGTGCCATGCCTTACGCCCAGTGGCATTACCCTTTCGAAAACGAAGAAATCTTCAAGGCCAATTATCCGGCGGACTATATCGCTGAAGGGGTCGACCAAACCCGTGGATGGTTCTTTACCCTTCATGCCATAGCGGTGATGCTGTTTGACAACGTGGCCTTTAAGAATGTGATCGCCAATGGCCTGGTGCTGGACAAAAATGGCAACAAAATGTCCAAACGCCTCGGCAATGCCGTCGATCCATTCAAAACCCTGAAAGAATATGGCCCCGATGCTCTTCGCTGGTACATGCTCTCCAATGCCAACCCTTGGGATAACCTGAAGTTCAATTTGGAAGGTGTAGCAGAGGTTCAGCGCAGATTCTTCGGGACACTGCAAAATACCTACAACTTCTTTGCGTTATATGCCAACTTGGATGCCTTTACCTATGACCCGGCAAAGACCGTGGCGGTAAGTGAACGGCCAGAGCTGGACCGATGGATTGTCTCCAAGCTACAGTCCCTGATCAAAGAAGTGGAAAGCTCCATGGACAATTATGACGCCACGAGAGCCACCCGTGCCATCATGAACTTTACCGTGGACCAGCTGTCCAATTGGTACGTACGATTGGCGAGGAAGCGTTTTTGGAGAGGGGAAATGAACCAAGACAAGCAGGCTGCGTATGAAACCTTATATGAATGCCTGATGGCCCTTAGCCAGCTGATGTCATCCTTTGCTCCATTCTATTCGGACTGGATGTTTGCCAACCTGACCGAAGGCGCCAAGGAGGCAGGACAGGAAATTCCAGCATCCGTGCACTTGACCGACTGGAAAGCAGCGGATGATGGGCTGATCAATGAAGATTTGGAAGCCAGCATGCAGTTGGCACAGGACATTTCATCATTGGTGCACAGCTTAAGAAAGAAGGACAAGCTGAAAGTACGCCAACCCCTTCAAAAGATCCTTATCCCGATCTTGAATGAAAAGACGAGACAGCAAATCCAACACGTGGAAGAGCTGATCAAATCTGAGGTGAACATCAAAGGAGTAGAATACATCGACGATGCCTCAGGGATATTGGTAAAAAATGCCAAGCCAAACTTCCCGCTGCTTGGAAAGCGCTTTGGTCCGAAAATGAAATTGGTGGCCGGAGCCATAAGCAAATGGGGACAAGAAGAAATCAATCAATTGGAGCGAGATGGCTCCATTGAGATCGAAATAGATGGCGAACAAGCCCGCTTGGCACAAGAAGAAGTCCTCATCACCTCCCAAGATATTCCGGGTTGGTCGGTAGCCAGTGCAAACGGCATTACCGTGGCCTTGGATGTCACGCTGAACGACGAACTCAAGCAAGAAGGCATTGCTCGGGACTTGGTCAATAGGATCCAAAACCTTAGAAAAGATATGGGACTGGAAGTGCAGGACAAAATCACCATTAAGGTGGCCAAGCTGAACGAACAAGTGGACCGCGCACTGGAAAACTTCTCGGCATATATCCAATCCGAAACGCAGGCCTTGTCACTTTCCGTAAACGGAGATGTGGAAGAAGGTACGGTCTTGGACATGGATGATTTCGAACTGAAAGTAAAGGTAGAAAAAGTATAAACTAAACGGGTGCGGCCCTAGTTGGTTTCGCAGAACTTATCGCAAATGAAATATTTAAAATACTTTGGCATTACCTTACTGGTCATTCTAATTGACCAAATCGTAAAACTCGCCGTCGATGCAAACATGGCGATGGGCACAGCTGGCCAAATCAAACTATTAGGTGACTGGTTTAAGCTCCATTACACGACCAATCCAGGAATGGCCTTTGGCATGGAATTGGGCTCGGAATATGGAAAATTGATCTTGACGACCTTTCGGCTAGTGGCCATGATCGGTATCGGATATTACCTTTATTACCTGATCAAGAAAAAAGTACATCCCGGCTATATTACCTGTATCGCGATGATTTTAGGCGGGGCCATTGGAAATTTGGTGGACAGTGTCTTCTATGGAGTGCTTCTGGACAATGCGCCCTTTGATGCCAGCACCCCATGGTTTCACGGACAAGTCGTAGACATGTTTTACATCGACATTTGGGAAGGCTTTATCCCCGATTGGGTTCCGCTCTGGGGAGGAAGTTATACCGCCCTTTGGCCGATATTCAATGTAGCCGATGCCTCTATCTTTATGGGGGTAGTTTTCATTCTTCTGTTCCAGAAAAAATTCTTTGCAGAAAACCTCAAGCATGAGGAAGAAGACGAAATCCAGCGACAGTTTATCGAAGAAAAATAATTTATAAGCCTCGGAATTTTCCGAGGCTTTTTTGATATCATATGACGAGAAAAGGTCGAACGAATGCTGAAATCTTACACTAGGATAAATCAGCAGGCTCCTCCCTTTCTCCCATTTTATATTTTCTACTCCACTTCACGATCAGCGGTGTGATGATGACGGTGGGCAACAACCAAATGACCAATGGTGGAAGAAAGTAAATATTGACCACCAAGAAAGCGGTCAAGCTCGCAATATACGCTCCACACATCCGGGCAATATGTCCACGCAACCAAAATGTCCGGCTCTTTATGATCCCTTGGTAAAACTTAATGTCACCATAAACCATTAATGTTCCGATTGCTCCAAACACCAGCATGACCACGCCAAAGAAATTCCCTTGGGAAAGGCTTCTGGCTCCTTGCACAAAAAAAGCCAACGCAAAAAGTATCATCATTCCCGACAATCCCCAATCAATCCATTTTGCCTTGTTGCGGTGGGGTAACCCTTTCAACTTCAAGTACCGGTAACCCGATCCGACCATATACAAGGTAAACGCTCCAATTACAAACAAAAATGTATTGGGATGCATCACTGACAACACCAATCCTGATAAACTGGCCAATAGCATCCCCACATAAAAACCCTTTCCAAACTTTCGATGTGGGCCATCACCTTTGGGGCGAATCATGGCGATCGTTCCAAAAAGTAAACCGACTCCTCCACCAACGATATGGAGCCCTAAAATGAAATCAAAAATGGTCACATCCATGTTATTTAACTATCCCTAAACCCTAATACATTCATTGGCAGGAATATATAAAAACATTCATGAATTAGGACTTCACAAACGGGAATGAAAGAGGAGTTTATCCGTATAAGTAGAATATTCACATTCACTTATCGGTTATGTCATCACAAATTGAATTCGAACAGGTGATCCAGCGGGGCTGTGGCCTCGATGTTCACCAAAAGACGGTAGTGGCCACAGTCAGTGGCATTGACGTTGAGATTGATACCCGTACCTTCGGGACCTTTACTGCTCAGATCGAGGAGCTTAAAACATGGCTGAATTCCCTTTCCATTACCCACATTGCGATGGAAAGTACCGGAGTTTATTGGAAACCTGTCTACAACATCCTGGAAGAGGATTTTAAGATTATCCTGGTAAATGCCCGGCATATCAAGAATGTTCCCGGTCATAAGACAGATAAGAAAGACAGTGAATGGATTGCCAAATTGCTTCTAAGCGGTCTGTTAAAGGGGAGCTTTGTCCCTACCGAGTGGATAAGAGAGCTACGTGATCTTTGCAGGTATAAACGTAAGCTGATCGCACAGCGGGTCGCCCAACGCAACAGGTTGCATAAAATCCTGGAAGATGCCAATATCAAACTGGCCTCAGTGGCTTCGGATATCTTTGGGGTCACAGGTACGCTCATCATAGATGCCTTGATCCGGAAACAGGATGATCCTGAATACCTGGCCAACCTTGCCAAAGGTTCCTTGCGCAAAAAGATGGCGGACCTCAAACTTTCTCTGCAGGGAAGACTCACCGAACATCACCGGTTCATGCTGGCCACACTCCGTGATTCCATTGATTCGATCAACGCCCAGATCGGGCACATCGAGGCTAGAATTGAGCGTTATGCAGTCGAGCTTCAACAAGAGGTCGATTTACTCCAGACCATACCCGGAATAGGTAAAGAAACCGCCATGAATATCCTGGCCGAGTCAGGCAATGACATGGAGGTTTTTCCTGATCACAAACACCTGGCATCATGGGCAGGTGTCTCCCCGGGCAACAACGAAAGTGCAGGCAAGAAGAAGTCAACCCGCATCACACATGGGAACAAATACTTGAAAACTGCATTGGTCGAAGCTGCTTGGGCCGCATCACACACAAAGGACACCTATTTGGGCCGCAAATATGGGGCAATAGCTGCTCGCCGCGGATCTAAAAAGGCCCTGATTGCCGTAGCTCATAAAATCTTGACCGGACTGTATTACATCCTCAAAAACAAGGAGCCCTACCTAGAGCCTGACGATACAACCTATCAGGAAAAAAGAAAGCAGGCGCAGATTAAGAAATCCTTAGAGCGCCTGCGCGGGCTCGGAGTCCAAGTGGACATCCGTCCCAATTAAGATTAAGTGAAAGTTCGAGCTTTTATTGGTGATTTACAAGTCCCGGAATAAAAACTGAACTCATAGGCCAAGAACAAACGGTTATTGCTTCGAGCATGTAGAAAAAATTTTACTCTCTAACTTGGCCTAACTTAATTTATAGTCCTTTAAAAAACCTTTCAAAGGATAGCAAAACTATGCCCTACCAGTTTTAAAAATGACTGAACAAGCCTATTTTTAGATTTTCTCTTTCAGAAAAAAAAACAGGCAATAGATTTCAATGCTAGTTTAAAATTCGATTATCCTTTTTACCTAATGAATTTTGGAAGGTAATCATCCAGTATCATTCCTGGCTTATGGCCGTCACCTCCAAATAATAAGCCGTGCTGCCAGCTGGAAGACTTGGCGGAACATTGGTATATTTCCAATAATATCCGCTAAAAATCACCTCTATCAACTCCTCCTCACCCTCTAGTAAGGAAAAATCAGCTGGTATAGAGCATACCACACCAACCTCTGTCACATCATATGTCCCGGAAAAATGGTAGCTGATCGCATATTTATCAGAATCATCCATGCGATACAAAAGCCCCTTCCTATTTTCCACTTCTTGGACAAACTCCGTGGCTTCCGCACAGTTGGATTCGGGATAATCAGGGCTCGCCGGCTGACAGGCCCCCAAAAGAATCATGATAACACACACTACATTCATCCTACTCATAACAACATATTGTTTATTTAATGTTATTCAGTAGATGGAGTAGCGTACCAATGCGCCATAAATTTAATTAATTTCCTCACCTAAAGGGCAAGAGCTCTTATAATTTTAGGAAAAGGTACTTTGCTGATACCTATCAAAACACCAATTCATATTCTCCTGAACCCAACTTTACCTCCATGTCTCCTGAACGGAGTGCTTCCCCGTTCATCAAAATCCCTCCAGTGGCAGAAATGGGCATTTTCACAATGGCCGTAGTATTTGCAGGCACTTTAATTTTCCAAGTGATCTGTTCACCTTTCCGCTCCCAATGACTTCCAATCGCACCATATGGGGAATCGAAACTTGCCTTTACACTGTCCAAGCCTTCTACAAACACAGGGGCCAATTCAAAAACTTTAAAGCCAGGGCTGTCTGCACCCGCTTTGATCCCCGCCAAATACTCATAAAACCAAACGGTCAAGTCACCCAAAAGCATGGTGTGGTTTTGGGAATTCATGGTGGGTTTGGCCACATTGCCGTGCCATAACTCCCAAATGGTCGTCGCACCGTTTTCGATCATGTAGCCCCAGCTGGGAAAAGTGGTATTGGTAGCCAGCTTAAGGGCCAAGTCAGCCCTTCCATAGTCCGAAAGGGTCCGCATCAACCATTGCGTGCCGATCAACCCGGTGCTTAGGTGACCGTTGTTTTTGATCTGGATGGTCTCCACCACTTGGTCAAAAACCCGCTGTCGATCGTCTTCCGGCACCATCCCAAAGGCCAATGGCAGCAGGTTATCGGTCATTTTATTGTCCCCATAAAAGCCTTGATGGTAAAATTCCTCGTGAAAACCTTCATGAACCTTCTCCTTCAGGGATTGATAGGACGGAATCTCTTCATGCTTGCCCAAGATGGTAGCAAATCGGCTCATCACTTCCATAAAATGGTAATAATATGCGGTGGAGATTAAGGCACTTGGCCGTTTGACATCGGCATTTTGGCCCGTTCCGGCTTCAATGCTCGGCGGCGGCACCACCCAATCGCCATAGCTATCCTCAGTGACAATGTAATCCTCGGTCATATACCGATCCGCCATATAGCCCAGCCATTTCTTCATGGCTGGATAATTCTCCCGAATCACACTGGTGTCTCCCGTTTGCTGATAAAGCATGTCAGCAATCATCAGGTAAGTACCTGGCCAGGTCATGTTATCACTATAATACCGCCAATAGGCTGGCGCTACATCTGGAAGGGCACCATCGGCCTTCTGGGCCAAGCGAATGTCATCCAACCACTTTTTATACAGCCGAACATTGTCAAACATGTAAGACTCTCCATGTGCACCCACGGCCCGATCTCCCAGCCACGGCTGACGCTCATTTCGCTGCGGGCAATCCACCGGCATGCCTTTGTAATTCCCCGCAATGCCCCACCAGGCATTTTGGTAAATATGGTTCAGCATAGGATCTGATGTTTCAAAGTGCCCAATGGTCTTGATGTCATCATACACCATCTTGCCCATGAAATCCTCTATCTTTGGCTCTCCCGGATATCCCGAAATCTCCACAAAACGGAATCCATGATAGGTAAAGCGAGGCTCCCATGTGACTTTCTCCTCATTTTTTAGGACATATGTATCGGTGACCTTGGCGTCACGGAGGTTCGTCATGAAGAGCTCACCATTCTCTTGGAGGGATTCGGCAAATTTGAGCTTGACCGTGTCTCCCTTTTTCCCTTTGACGGTCATCTGCAGCCATCCCACCATATTTTGGCCCATGTCCAACACATAACGGTCTTGGCCAATTGCCTCCAGCGACACAGGTGCCACGTCCTGCATCACCTTCATGTTTTCATTCATCTGCGCTTCATAATCGCCCACTGGCTCCTGCACATATTCCGCTTGCAGCCAAGCGGAATCATCAAATCCTACCTGATCCCATCCGATAAATTCTTTATTGGCATCATAATACTCGCCGTCGTATTCATTATTGTTCCGGATAGGGCCATCAGCAGTGCCTTTCCATTGGTCACTGGTGGAGATCACCTCTGTGCTGCCATCTGTATAATGGATGATGAGATTGAAAAGTAGCTTAGGGAAACCAAAGTTCTTGATTTTATAAGGTTTGTAGTGTTGGCGCATCGTAAAGTAACGTCCATTGCCGAGCATAACCCCTACGGCATTCGCACCATTTTCCTGCAGCAAATCGGTTACCTCATAGGCATTGTACTTTACATTTTGGGTATAATCCGTAGGGGTCGGCGCCAAAACAGCATCCCCTACTTTTTGGCCATTGAGGTGCAGCTCATACAGTCCCAATCCCATGATGTAAACGGTCGCCCGCTCCACTGTTTTCTTTATGTCAAACTCATCACGAAAGTACCGCGCGCCCAAGGTAGGAAAGGTCGAAACCTCTTCCCATGGAAATGCCCGATCAAAACCGATCCACCTGCCTTTCCAGTCCTTATAATACCGCAGCCCCAGGATCCAATGTGCCCTTTCGCTCCAATCACTCTCTCCGTGGTTCGTCCAGACTTTTACCTTCCAATAAACCTTGGTATCCTTATCCAACTCCTCACCGGCATACCTGATATTGGTGCTTTCTTCCGCATCCACCTTCCCTGAATTCCACAAATCTGCCTTATCCGGACTCAACAGCGACGGATCGGAAGCTACCAGCACTTGATAAGCTTGTTGGTAAGTGGAAGGGGTTTCGGTGATGATTTCCCAGCTCAACCTCGGATTCTCCACATCGATTCCTGCTGGGTTGGTCAGCATTTCCACTTTCAGGTGATCCACAGCAATGTCCTGATCCGGATGGCTTATGGCCACTGAAATCATTGTAAAAAATAAAAGTATCAAAGTAGTCAATCTTTTCATATTGTAAGTATTTAAGCTGAGCATTCGTAATGTTGTACGTGGTGAAATCTTATGTTGTATAGGCATTATCCTTCTTCATACTTTTTCCATTGATGAAAAAGTATGCAAAAAATCTAGGCCATGGAGCATCTTCCAAATTGAGCCGATCATCTTTTCGAAATGGTTTTATGTTTACTCAATTTGATTTTGTGCCAGTTGCTGTAGGCTAAAAATGAGTGGATCTCGCTTGTCCACTGCGCGAGCTAACTCATTTTCTTTACACCCTCATCAACTGTCCCAAAAACAGATGCTCCAAAGGCCATGTATTAAATTCCGATAATAACTCCATACGTGCAAAGTAGCGGAGAGTCACATTATTTAAACCCCAAAGCTCCTCACCAAAATACACTGTTCCTCGTTTGAAACGAGGAACCTACTGAAACGTGGAACATACGATCAGGGCATTTGCAATGCCAACGGCTCCAAGCCTTCTGAACGGCCCACTTCCTGCCCGTTGACCAGTACATGTAGCCCCTTGCCTTTTTGGTACTTTTCACCCGTCTTGTCCCAGAATATCGTGACGATATTGCCTTGGTAAGCAATATTGTCTAAACAGAACCAATCCCACGTTTCTTCAGGCACCAATGGGTTCACTTCAAACTGGCCATTGGCTCCAGGCCTGAACCCTACCAGTCCCGTGATGATCATGTCGTTAAAGGTGGAGTGGTTGTAATATCGGCTACGCTCTTGGTCTCCTTTCAGCCAAAAGCCTGTTTTTTCATCCAAATACTCTCCAATATAGGGCCTTCCCCGATAATACTGGGACTCCACGTATTTCTCCATCAGGCTAAAGTAATCGGATTTATCGACCATTTCTTGGTGGTAATTGTTTAGCAAATTGGCCATCGCAGTCATGGTCTGGCTGGTGGCAAAAGGCCAAATGGCCCCGTCCCATTC comes from Echinicola vietnamensis DSM 17526 and encodes:
- a CDS encoding family 43 glycosylhydrolase; amino-acid sequence: MHRILLLTLTLGILSACSPESTKEETKETPSSTAKRSFTTYCNPLDIDYTYMSHYRARNNVSYRSGADPAIVNFKGKYYLFVTRSHGYWVSDDMSNWRFIRPQSWYFNGSNAPAAAVKDGKIILLGDPSGRGAVIETDNPDLGDWKTNFAVINVPGGVQDPNLFVDDDGKVYLYEESSNKWPIHGIELDADNYFIPKGEQVDLFNLEPEKHGWERFGQDHKSDLKPFIEGPWMVKHNGKYYLEYGAPGTQWNVYADGVYTSDSPLGPFTYAPYNPISYKPGGFLKGSGHGSTVKDNHGNHWHFATMAISVNYKFERRIGMYPAGFEENGQMYVNTAYGDYPHYLPDTDVEDHKHRFTGWMLLSYNKPVTTNSPEVNMDLNVVDESEGGYMQEQIREFDISQINDEEIRSYWVSEANHDSIYVELDLEKPMDVKAIQINFQDFNSEIFGRPDTLRQQFVIKTSMDGKRWETVADYSKNQRDMPHGYIELDQAVEARYVRYEHVYCTNKFLAISELRVFGNGKEALPETPSNFVAQRQNDRRNTNLSWDPVEGATGYVIYWGIHKDKLNLSALMYGQHEYELRALNTDQRYYYQVEAFDENGISQKSEILFTE
- a CDS encoding TIGR00730 family Rossman fold protein, whose product is MKKITIYCGSNTGNNPAYKEGAIALAAEMTLRKMDLVYGAGKVGLMGVMADHMLSVGRKVYGFIPQKLVDVEVAHRGCTELTVVETMRDRKWLMAETGDGFIAMPGGIGTLEELFEIMTLNQLAYIQKPLALYNVEGYYDKLIEFLNFSAKEGFLRQAQMDLLIISDDPAEILDKMAAYEPKFIPKWGK
- the ileS gene encoding isoleucine--tRNA ligase; the encoded protein is MKKYQEFKQVDYPGIGESILQYWQENKVFEKSVQNREGAETFTFFEGPPSANGTPGIHHVMARTLKDIFCRYKTLKGYQVKRKGGWDTHGLPVELQVEKELGITKEDIGKKISVEEYNKKCRETVMRFKDEWDDLTEKIGYWVDLDDPYITFDPKYIETLWSLLKRLYDKDLLYKGYTIQPYSPAAGTGLSSHELNQPGCYRDVKDTSITAQFKVKDRDNEYIIAWTTTPWTLPSNSALAVGEKLDYVKVKTFNPYTHAPQTVILAKARMGAFFNKKAAELKLEDYKAGDKLIPYEVVEAFKGADMLGMEYEPLFPIDGIKLPHPAYTVIPADYVTTEDGTGIVHLAKAFGADDFRTLVQAGVPGVFVKDEQDNEIPVVDKKGKFLPVVGEYLLAKMKEHEITAHKEYTADDFYVKNYLKEDENAAEYKNTDVIISIILKNENKAFKVEKYEHSYPHCWRTDMPVLYYPLESWFIKTTACKDRLVELNKTINWKPEATGTGRFGNWLENLVDWNLSRSRFWGTPLPVWRNEDATETKCIGSIAELTEEIEKSIAKGFMQESPFKGEEIDLHRPYVDDVILVDSQGNKMFREPDLIDVWFDSGAMPYAQWHYPFENEEIFKANYPADYIAEGVDQTRGWFFTLHAIAVMLFDNVAFKNVIANGLVLDKNGNKMSKRLGNAVDPFKTLKEYGPDALRWYMLSNANPWDNLKFNLEGVAEVQRRFFGTLQNTYNFFALYANLDAFTYDPAKTVAVSERPELDRWIVSKLQSLIKEVESSMDNYDATRATRAIMNFTVDQLSNWYVRLARKRFWRGEMNQDKQAAYETLYECLMALSQLMSSFAPFYSDWMFANLTEGAKEAGQEIPASVHLTDWKAADDGLINEDLEASMQLAQDISSLVHSLRKKDKLKVRQPLQKILIPILNEKTRQQIQHVEELIKSEVNIKGVEYIDDASGILVKNAKPNFPLLGKRFGPKMKLVAGAISKWGQEEINQLERDGSIEIEIDGEQARLAQEEVLITSQDIPGWSVASANGITVALDVTLNDELKQEGIARDLVNRIQNLRKDMGLEVQDKITIKVAKLNEQVDRALENFSAYIQSETQALSLSVNGDVEEGTVLDMDDFELKVKVEKV
- a CDS encoding lipoprotein signal peptidase yields the protein MKYLKYFGITLLVILIDQIVKLAVDANMAMGTAGQIKLLGDWFKLHYTTNPGMAFGMELGSEYGKLILTTFRLVAMIGIGYYLYYLIKKKVHPGYITCIAMILGGAIGNLVDSVFYGVLLDNAPFDASTPWFHGQVVDMFYIDIWEGFIPDWVPLWGGSYTALWPIFNVADASIFMGVVFILLFQKKFFAENLKHEEEDEIQRQFIEEK